A genomic segment from Nicotiana sylvestris chromosome 1, ASM39365v2, whole genome shotgun sequence encodes:
- the LOC138872481 gene encoding uncharacterized protein — protein MEGYRVFEFDVWRNFMIYWKGDLQYKKTIKTFLLNRQWKKLRDEIVNNDPDSMTFKVFDHEIKFTREAFHIITGLKCYSSLDIKGLHEKENRLSKVYFPGKDRVELGDLFNFITSHSHGITTSFVGSDDDAVKLATIYFVESVLMGNRKNRNVSEQIMKIVDDDELCSSFNWASLSYKTLLKLLKSCLKPNENENENEKDKDKDKDSYTILGFPFAFCLYKLIEVAPFIPIKEDTEPMSVHEPISQDQSSMPSSTQFDEAMLKEIVKRLSESFKKDLHAEVTRINQKISVSEKKNENEIKDLKKSVGSKIDTFTEHTDTINKDAGGDEHDDMDVHTEVQSESDFRDAHLDDETDNVIEIRKESIDGVEVQYVVECQDQENSKETGVTEKICKCGLQSQDLESLLGTSISEIICKCLEGTYDMSTSLSYKEKFGVQNCANQESFEAAREEAGLEYQEKSGVQSQDLENTEGTSISEIVSKCIDVTCDLSTPRSLTDNIGSQENASLVNILQNLVNLQLKNMENSCKNKENVQLEDKENDATNMSAQLSVEKIQEVLSAEENNDEAINQYTRKRKRDSTGYDGPLFSILTPTPPSTQMRIDGGLSMEVEGNVEEELGRGKRNKKLSWQLKSLFDQERKTGTSIAHNENTPKSSDWIKSTYTRRCIFHYAKDDAKLLKKFIMWLGKEKRKGRKKQGQADIYADDNGVRKNPYKLYHQKISSKMFFFELSDSGFVLNDKHIDISLYYLRKKECYHPRDYLFRCTTIDILFDNYIVLVYKDFNENATDEFWSGDNQLFLTPYVWGDSRRCGITWTEVDKIIFLCRLLSEDDNVVTHFLLGVLDLNAKKIDVYYSIYSKSYEARMNHIEMTNCGAFLIKYVKLLMIGKDVEKFQPEDIKDFRKELAVNLWAHGE, from the exons ATGGAAGGATATCGTGTGTTCGAGTTTGATGTTTGGCGTAATTTTATGATCTATTGGAAAGGAGATTTACAGTATAAGAAAACAATCAAAACTTTTTTGTTAAACAGGCAGTGGAAGAAGTTGAGGGATG AAATTGTAAATAATGACCCTGATTCGATGACATTCAAGGTTTTTGACCATGAAATTAAGTTTACACGTGAAGCATTTCATATAATTACTGGTTTGAAGTGTTATTCTTCACTGGACATCAAAGGTTTACATGAAAAAGAGAATAGGCTTTCGAAAGTCTATTTCCCCGGAAAGGATAGAGTTGAGTTGGGtgatttgtttaattttattactaGTCACTCACATGGTATAACTACATCATTTGTAGGCAGCGATGATGATGCTGTGAAGTTAGCAACaatttattttgttgaatctgttttgATGGGGAACCGGAAGAATAGGAATGTATCCGAGCAGATAATGAAAATTGTAGACGATGATGAACTCTGCTCTTCTTTCAACTGGGCCTCTCTTTCTTATAAAACATTATTAAAATTATTGAAGAGTTGTTTGAAGCCCAATGAGAATGAGAATGAGAATGAGAAAGACAAAGATAAAGACAAGGATAGCTACACTATACTtggctttccttttgctttttgt TTGTATAAGTTGATCGAAGTGGCACCATTTATTCCTATTAAAGAAGATACTGAGCCTATGAGTGTGCATGAGCCAATTTCTCAAGATCAAAGCTCAATGCCTTCTTCCACACAATTTGATGAAGCCATGCTTAAGGAAATTGTTAAA AGATTATCAGAGAGTTTTAAAAAGGATCTGCATGCTGAAGTTACTAGAATAAATCAGAAAATATCTGTATCAGAAAAAAAGAATGAGAATGAAATCAAG GATTTAAAGAAAAGTGTAGGATCAAAGATTGATACTTT TACAGAGCATACTGATACAATTAACAAAGATGCAGGTGGTGATGAACATGATGATATGGATGTGCATACAGAAGTTCAGTCTGAAAGCGATTTTAGAGATGCACATCTAGATGATGAAACTGATAACGTCATTGAAATTAGGAAAG AATCTATTGATGGAGTAGAAGTTCAATATGTAGTAGAATGCCAAGACCAGGAAAATTCAAAAGAGACAGGAGTAACAGAAAAAATTTGTAAATGTGGATTGCAATCTCAGGATTTAGAAAGTCTATTGGGAACAAGTATCAGTGAGATTATATGCAAATGTTTAGAAGGAACATATGATATGTCTACATCTCTCTCATATAAAGAGAAATTTGGAGTTCAAAATTGTGCCAATCAAG AATCTTTTGAGGCTGCAAGGGAAGAAGCTGGATTGGAGTATCAAGAGAAAAGTGGAGTGCAATCTCAAGACCTAGAAAATACCGAAGGAACAAGCATAAGTGAGATTGTTTCCAAATGCATAGACGTGACATGTGATCTTTCTACACCTCGCTCTCTTACTGACAATATTGGAAGCCAAGAAAATGCTA GTCTTGTAAATATTTTGCAGAATCTTGTAAACTTGCAACTGAAGAACATGGAGAACAGttgcaaaaataaagaaaatgtgcagttggaagataaagaaaatgatGCAACCAATATGTCAGCTCAATTGTCTGTTGAAAAAATACAAGAAG tgttgtCTGCAGAGGAAAATAATGATGAAGCTATTAACCAATATActaggaaaagaaagagagatagTACTGGTTATGATGGTCCGTTATTTTCTATTCTTACTCCTACTCCTCCAAGTACACAAATGAGAATTGATGGGGGTTTGTCTATGGAGGTTGAAGGAAATGTTGAAGAAGAGCTTGGTCGAGGTAAAAGGAATAAGAAGCTTAGTTGGCAGTTGAAATCTCTTTTTGATCAGGAAAGAAAAACAGGAACATCGATCGCACACAATGAAAATACTCCCAAGAGTTCAGACTGGATAAAATCAACATATACTCGTAGATGTATTTTTCATTATGCCAAAGATGATGCAAAATTATTGAAGAAATTCATTATGTGGTTgggcaaggagaaaaggaaaggTCGCAAAAAACA gggACAAGCTGATATATATGCTGATGATAATGGTGTGAGAAAGAATCCATACAAATTGTATCATCAAAAAATCAGTAGTAAAATGTTCTTCTTTGAGCTTTCAGATAGTGGCTTTGTACTTAATGATAAG CATATAGACATTTCCCTATATTATCTGAGAAAGAAGGAATGCTACCACCCTCGCGACTATCTTTTTCGTTGCACAACTATAGATATACTTTTTGATAACTATATAGTGCTCGTGTATAAGGATTTCAATGAAAATGCTACAGATGAGTTTTGGTCTGGTGATAATCAATTGTTTCTGACACCATATGTATGGGGCGACAGTCGTAGATGTGGAATTACTTGGACAGAGGTTGACAAAATTATTTTTCTATGTCGGCTTCTTTCAGAAGATGATAATGTTGTGACACATTTTCTTTTAGGGGTATTGGACTTGAATGCGAAAAAGATTGATGTGTACTATTCCATATATAGTAAGTCATATGAGGCACGGATGAATCACATTGAAAT GACTAATTGTGGTGCATTCCTTATTAAGTATGTGAAGTTGTTGATGATTGGAAAGGATGTGGAGAAATTCCAACCTGAAGACATAAAAGACTTTAGAAAAGAACTTGCCGTAAATCTTTGGGCACATGGTGAGTGA
- the LOC104231403 gene encoding uncharacterized protein: MSDIAKVDKKTYDYLMEEPPERWVRSCSPQRRYDMLTTNIVESMNSVPLEARELPILRMMDFIQVKLQRWFYERRNKAEGSFYDVSCWVEDELKKKINLAFTLNVFPVDSWHSRVEEAGITFLVDLNKRTCDCFQFQFDELPCIHAIAAIEMRNIKKSNFCSHWYLKESWLKTYERQIYPVGHTDSWIVPESVKSQIVKPPYFKVPPGRRQKKRHIPATKSSKNNIQVWSLQKNWS; encoded by the exons ATGTCAGATATAGCAAAAGTAGATAAGAAGACTTATGACTACTTGATGGAAGAACCACCAGAAAGGTGGGTACGTTCTTGTAGTCCACAACGAAGATATGACATGCTCACAACAAACATAGTTGAGTCAATGAATTCTGTCCCATTAGAAGCAAGGGAGCTGCCTATATTAAGAATGATGGATTTCATTCAAGTGAAGCTACAACGTTGGTtttatgaaagaagaaataaagcaGAAGGAAGTTTTTATGATGTTTCTTGTTGGGTAGAGGATGAATTGAAGAAAAAGATAAATTTAGCATTTACTTTGAAT GTCTTCCCTGTTGATTCATGGCATTCTAGAGTTGAAGAAGCAGGAATAACTTTCTTGGTGGACTTAAACAAAAGAACATGTGATTGTTTTCAGTTTCAATTTGATGAATTACCATGCATACATGCAATTGCAGCTATCGAGATGAGAAACATCAAGAAGTCCAACTTTTGCTCGCACTGGTACTTAAAGGAATCTTGGCTGAAAACATATGAAAGACAAATATATCCTGTAGGACATACTGATTCTTGGATTGTACCAGAGAGTGTTAAGTCACAAATTGTTAAACCTCCATATTTCAAAGTGCCACCAGGTAGAAGGCAGAAGAAAAGGCATATTCCAGCTACCAAGTCATCAAAAAATAACATTCAAGTGTGGTCGTTGCAGAAGAATTGGTCATAA